Proteins encoded in a region of the Tripterygium wilfordii isolate XIE 37 chromosome 21, ASM1340144v1, whole genome shotgun sequence genome:
- the LOC119989378 gene encoding callose synthase 11-like, whose translation MNLRQRPTATRDPGVLHAPPPFQDVYNIIPIHNLLTDHPSLRCPEVRAAAAALRTVGDLRKPPFVQWDPRMDLLDWLGVLFGFQSDNVRNQREHLVLHLANSQMRLEVPTQDPDTLNANVLRRFRRKLLHNYTSWCSYLGRRSQVFLSGRRGNTDQRRELLYVSLYLLIWGESGNLRFAPELICYIYHHMAIELNQVLDDYIDRDTGRPFLPSLSGDCAFLRCIVMPFYDTIKTEMESSRNGTAPHSAWRNYDDINEYFWSKRCLERLKWPIDFSSNFFATVIKSKRVGKTGFVEQRSFWNLFRSFDKLWVLLTLVLQASLIVAWEGTEYPWQALERRDVQVELLTVFMTWGGLRFWQSVLDAGTQYSLVSRETVWLGVRMLLKSMVALTWTVVFGVFYGKIWSQKNADGYWSNEANERIITFLEAVLVFVIPELLALVLFVLPWIRNLLEELDWRVMYLLTWWFHTRIFVGRGMREGLVNNIKYTLFWILVLASKIIFSYFFQIRPLVGPTRALLKLNGARYNWHEFFGSTNEIAVILLWLPVVLVYLMDLQIWYSIFSSFVGAVVGLFSHLGEIRNIEQLRLRFQFFAGAMQFNLMPEDNLLSPKMTLVKKLRDAIHRLKLRYGLGQPYKKIESSQVEATRFALIWNEIITTFREEDIIGDGEQELMELPPNCWGIRVIRWPCFLLGNELLIALSQATELATAPDRWLWLKICKSEYRRCAIIEAYDSIKYLLLKIVKYDTEEHSIVGNFFSELDNYIHIEKFTEVYKMTLLPQIHSKVVLLVELLMKPKKDHGKAVNIMQALYELSVREFPRVKKPILQLIQEGLAPQHPSTDAGLLFENAIDFGDSGDEIFNRRLRRLQTILTAKDSMHNVPKSLEARRRIAFFSNSLFMNMPHAPHIEKMVAFSVLTPYYDEEVLYGKEMLRSENEDGISTLFYLQKIYEDEWTNFLERMRREGMEHDDEIWTTKVRDLRLWASYRGQTLSRTVRGMMYYYRALKMLAFLDSASEMDIRMGYQEIASHNSLKQTRGLDGLNSIKPPSSQKLSRASSNVSLLFKGHEDGSALMKFTYVLTCQVYGQHKAKGDRRAEEILFLLKTNKALRVAYVDEVLLGRGEMEYYSVLVKYDQELQREVEIYRIRLPGPLKLGEGKPENQNHAIVFTRGDALQTIDMNQDNYFEETLKMRNLLEEFNNYYGIRKPTILGVRENIFTGSVSSLAWFMSAQETSFVTLGQRVLANPLKVRMHYGHPDVFDRFWFLPRGGMSKASRVINISEDIFAGFNCTLRGGNVTHHEYIQVGKGRDVGLNQVSMFEAKVASGNGEQVLSRDVYRLGHRLDFFRMLSFFYTTVGYYFNTLVIVLTVYAFLWGRLYLALSGVEDVAMNNSSSNKALGAILNQQFIIQLGIFTALPMIVENSLEHGFLPAVWDFLMMQLQLASLFYTFSMGTRTHFFGRTILHGGAKYRATGRGFVVEHKSFAENYRLYARSHFVKAIELGVILTVYASHSPLSKNTFVYILMTISSWFLVVSWIMSPFVFNPSGFDWLKTVYDFNGFMNWIWYSGGGLAKADQSWETWWYEEQDHLRTTGLWGKLLEIILDLRFFFFQYGVVYQLKISGGNTSVAVYLLSWIYMVVAVGIYVIIGYARDRYAVKEHIYYRLVQLLVILVTVLVIVLFMEFTKFQFLDLVTSLLAFIPTGWGLISIALVLRPFLQTTVVWDTVVSLARLYDLLFGVIVMAPVALLSWLPGLQSMQTRILFNEAFSRGLKISLILTGKKMN comes from the coding sequence ATGAACCTGAGGCAGCGCCCTACTGCCACGCGCGACCCTGGCGTACTCCACGCGCCGCCACCGTTTCAGGATGTTTACAACATAATCCCAATACACAACCTTTTAACTGACCACCCCTCCCTAAGGTGCCCCGAGGTTCGTGCTGCAGCGGCGGCTCTTCGTACCGTCGGGGATCTCCGGAAGCCTCCGTTTGTTCAGTGGGACCCGCGGATGGATTTGCTGGACTGGCTTGGTGTCTTATTCGGCTTCCAGAGCGACAACGTACGGAACCAGCGGGAGCACCTTGTTCTCCACCTCGCTAATTCCCAAATGCGGCTCGAGGTACCCACGCAGGATCCTGACACACTCAACGCCAATGTTCTCCGTCGATTCCGCCGCAAATTGCTCCATAACTACACATCGTGGTGCTCTTATCTTGGCCGTAGATCGCAGGTTTTCTTATCCGGCCGTCGGGGGAACACTGATCAGCGCCGCGAGCTTCTATACGTTTCGCTTTACTTGCTAATTTGGGGAGAATCTGGAAACTTGCGGTTCGCGCCGGAACTGATTTGCTACATTTATCACCACATGGCGATTGAGCTAAATCAGGTACTGGATGATTATATAGATCGAGACACTGGTAGGCCTTTCTTACCTTCTTTGTCTGGGGACTGCGCGTTTTTGAGATGTATAGTAATGCCATTTTATGATACCATAAAGACGGAGATGGAGAGCAGTAGAAATGGCACTGCACCGCATTCGGCCTGGAGGAACTATGATGATATAAACGAGTATTTTTGGAGCAAGAGGTGTTTAGAAAGATTGAAATGGCCTATCGATTTTAGCAGTAATTTCTTCGCTACTGTTATTAAGAGTAAGCGAGTCGGGAAGACAGGTTTTGTTGAGCAGAGGTCATTTTGGAATTTGTTTAGGAGCTTTGACAAGCTCTGGGTTTTGTTGACTCTAGTTTTGCAGGCTTCTCTTATTGTTGCCTGGGAAGGCACAGAGTATCCATGGCAGGCCCTAGAGCGTCGTGATGTGCAGGTGGAGCTTTTGACTGTTTTCATGACTTGGGGTGGGCTTAGGTTCTGGCAATCCGTTCTTGATGCTGGGACGCAGTATAGCTTGGTTTCGAGGGAGACTGTGTGGCTTGGCGTTAGAATGTTATTGAAAAGCATGGTTGCATTGACATGGACGGTTGTCTTTGGGGTTTTTTATGGAAAGATTTGGAGTCAAAAGAATGCTGATGGATATTGGTCCAATGAGGCCAATGAGAGGATTATAACTTTTCTTGAAGCAGTCTTGGTGTTTGTTATACCTGAGTTGTTGGCATTGGTGCTCTTCGTACTCCCATGGATTAGGAATTTGCTTGAGGAGTTGGATTGGAGGGTAATGTACTTGTTGACATGGTGGTTTCACACACGGATTTTTGTAGGACGGGGGATGAGGGAAGGCCTTGTTAATAATATCAAGTATACATTGTTCTGGATTTTGGTATTGGCTTCAAAGATTATATTCAGTTACTTTTTTCAAATCAGGCCCCTGGTTGGCCCAACAAGGGCCCTTCTAAAGCTTAATGGTGCTAGGTACAATTGGCATGAGTTTTTTGGTAGCACTAATGAGATTGCAGTTATATTGTTATGGCTTCCTGTTGTTCTAGTCTACTTGATGGATTTGCAAATATGGTATTCTATATTCTCCTCCTTTGTTGGTGCAGTGGTTGGGCTGTTTTCACATTTGGGTGAAATTAGGAATATCGAACAGCTTAGACTTAGGTTTCAGTTCTTCGCTGGTGCAATGCAATTTAATCTAATGCCAGAGGACAATTTGCTAAGTCCAAAGATGACACTGGTGAAGAAGCTTCGTGATGCAATCCATCGACTGAAATTGAGATATGGACTTGGTCAGCCTTACAAGAAGATTGAATCAAGCCAAGTAGAGGCCACCAGGTTTGCCTTAATATGGAATGAGATAATCACGACTTTCAGGGAGGAAGACATTATCGGTGATGGAGAGCAAGAACTAATGGAACTGCCACCAAATTGTTGGGGCATTAGGGTAATTCGTTGGCCATGCTTCCTCCTTGGCAATGAGCTGCTGATCGCACTTAGTCAGGCAACAGAGCTGGCAACTGCGCCTGACCGGTGGCTTTGGTTGAAGATATGCAAGAGCGAGTATAGGCGGTGTGCTATCATTGAAGCGTATGATAGCATTAAATACTTGCTTCTTAAGATTGTTAAATATGACACAGAAGAGCATTCCATTGTTGGAAATTTTTTCTCCGAGTTGGATAACTACATCCATATTGAAAAATTCACTGAGGTGTACAAGATGACCCTGCTGCCACAGATTCATTCTAAAGTAGTATTACTTGTTGAGCTTCTGATGAAACCAAAGAAGGATCATGGTAAAGCAGTGAATATTATGCAGGCCTTATATGAACTTTCTGTACGTGAATTTCCCAGGGTGAAAAAGCCCATTCTGCAGTTGATACAGGAAGGTCTGGCCCCTCAACATCCGTCCACCGATGCCGGGTTGCTCTTTGAAAATGCTATTGATTTTGGTGATTCTGGAGATGAAATATTTAATAGGCGACTACGGCGTTTGCAAACAATTCTTACTGCAAAAGACTCCATGCATAATGTTCCAAAGAGTCTTGAGGCGAGACGCCGAATTGCTTTCTTCAGCAACTCACTCTTTATGAACATGCCACATGCTCCTCATATTGAGAAGATGGTGGCATTCAGTGTTCTGACTCCTTATTATGATGAAGAGGTATTGTATGGGAAAGAAATGCTCCGGAGTGAGAACGAGGATGGCATTTCCACCCTGTTTTATTTGCAGAAAATCTATGAAGATGAGTGGACAAATTTTCTAGAGCGGATGCGCAGGGAAGGCATGGAGCATGATGATGAAATCTGGACCACAAAGGTGAGGGATCTACGTCTCTGGGCTTCATATAGAGGGCAGACATTATCCCGAACTGTGAGGGGTATGATGTACTATTATAGGGCTCTTAAGATGCTCGCCTTCCTTGATTCTGCTTCTGAGATGGACATTCGAATGGGATATCAAGAAATTGCTTCTCATAATTCGTTAAAGCAAACCCGTGGTTTGGATGGCCTAAACTCGATTAAGCCTCCATCTTCCCAGAAACTGAGCAGAGCAAGCAGCAATGTCAGTCTTTTGTTTAAGGGGCATGAGGATGGGAGTGCTCTAATGAAATTCACATATGTGCTCACCTGCCAGGTATATGGACAGCATAAGGCGAAGGGAGATCGCCGTGCTGAggagattttgtttttgttgaaaaccAACAAAGCACTTCGAGTTGCTTATGTTGATGAGGTGCTGTTGGGGAGGGGAGAGATGGAATATTATTCGGTTCTTGTGAAGTACGATCAGGAGCTGCAAAGGGAGGTTGAAATTTATAGGATCAGGTTGCCTGGTCCCTTGAAACTGGGAGAAGGCAAGCCAGAAAATCAGAACCATGCCATCGTCTTCACTCGCGGTGATGCGCTGCAGACAATTGATATGAACCAAGACAATTATTTTGAGGAGACACTCAAGATGCGGAATTTGCTCGAGGAATTCAATAACTATTATGGCATTAGGAAGCCTACCATTCTTGGTGTCCGGGAGAATATCTTCACAGGGTCAGTATCTTCACTGGCTTGGTTCATGTCTGCTCAGGAAACTAGTTTTGTAACGCTTGGGCAACGTGTTTTGGCTAACCCTTTGAAGGTGCGAATGCACTATGGCCACCCGGATGTGTTTGATAGATTCTGGTTCTTACCTCGTGGTGGAATGAGCAAGGCTTCTCGAGTGATAAATATTAGCGAGGATATATTTGCAGGTTTTAACTGCACTCTGCGAGGTGGCAATGTGACACACCATGAGTATATTCAGGTGGGTAAGGGAAGGGATGTTGGGTTGAATCAAGTCTCCATGTTTGAGGCCAAGGTCGCCAGCGGCAATGGGGAGCAGGTTTTGAGTAGAGATGTATACAGGTTAGGTCATAGGTTGGATTTCTTTCGGATGCTTTCTTTTTTCTACACAACTGTGGGATATTATTTCAACACTTTGGTCATAGTATTAACGGTCTATGCATTCTTGTGGGGCCGCCTTTATCTTGCTCTCAGTGGTGTTGAGGATGTAGCCATGAACAATAGCAGCAGCAATAAAGCccttggtgcaattttgaatcaGCAGTTTATTATCCAGCTTGGCATCTTCACTGCCCTCCCAATGATTGTGGAGAATTCCCTTGAGCATGGGTTTCTTCCAGCGGTTTGGGACTTTCTGATGATGCAGTTGCAGCTTGCATCACTCTTTTACACGTTCTCGATGGGAACTCGTACCCATTTCTTTGGTCGGACAATTCTTCATGGGGGAGCTAAGTATCGAGCAACAGGGCGAGGTTTTGTGGTGGAACACAAGAGTTTTGCTGAAAATTATAGACTTTATGCTCGAAGCCATTTTGTGAAAGCAATTGAACTGGGGGTTATTCTAACGGTATATGCTTCTCATAGCCCCTTGAGTAAGAATACTTTTGTTTACATACTGATGACGATTTCAAGCTGGTTCCTGGTGGTGTCGTGGATAATGTCTCCCTTTGTGTTTAATCCCTCTGGCTTCGATTGGTTAAAAACTGTTTATGACTTTAATGGTTTCATGAATTGGATTTGGTATAGCGGTGGGGGGCTTGCCAAAGCAGACCAGAGCTGGGAAACGTGGTGGTATGAGGAACAAGATCATCTGAGAACGACTGGTCTTTGGGGGAAACTGTTGGAGATTATATTGGATCttcgtttcttcttcttccaataTGGTGTTGTGTATCAGTTGAAAATTTCAGGCGGAAACACCAGTGTAGCTGTTTACTTGCTGTCTTGGATATACATGGTGGTTGCTGTTGGGATTTATGTGATCATAGGTTATGCCCGGGACAGATATGCTGTTAAGGAGCACATCTATTATCGGCTAGTGCAGCTTCTTGTCATTCTGGTTACAGTGCTTGTGATTGTTTTATTTATGGAGTTCACCAAGTTCCAGTTTCTTGACCTTGTGACAAGTCTTCTAGCATTTATTCCCACTGGTTGGGGCCTTATATCTATTGCTCTGGTGCTAAGACCTTTCCTTCAGACCACTGTGGTATGGGACACTGTGGTGTCCTTGGCTCGACTCTATGACTTGCTGTTTGGAGTGATTGTAATGGCTCCTGTAGCATTGCTTTCATGGCTTCCTGGATTACAATCCATGCAGACTAGGATTTTATTCAACGAGGCATTCAGCAGGGGCCTCAAGATATCGCTTATTCTCACTGGCAAAAAGATGAATTGA
- the LOC119988328 gene encoding LOW QUALITY PROTEIN: pentatricopeptide repeat-containing protein At2g33760-like (The sequence of the model RefSeq protein was modified relative to this genomic sequence to represent the inferred CDS: inserted 2 bases in 1 codon), with translation MACFHGNKTAXLSYPYSPAFHALLRAGLHLKLLQQVHAHLIVSGYGRNRALLTKLIKQVCAARSIEYTRRLFLVTPDPDSFLFNSIIKATSKFHFSLDSVLFYRRMIISLIRPSDYTFTSVIKACADLSVLTLGRGIHTHVLVCGYGLNIYVQSSLVAFYAKSGDLDIARKVFDRMPSRSLVAWNSMISGYEQNGLAKEAFELFEQMWKMGVEPDSPTFVSLLSACAQMGALGLGCWVHEHVVKNGFDMNVVLGTSLINMYARCGDVEKAREVFDSMSELNVVTWTAMISGYGTNGYGTEAVELFGQMRILGPSPNSVTFVAVLSACAHGGLVDEGRWVFASMSDEYGLVPGMEHHVCMVDMLGRAGLLSEAYQFIRELVPGSPAPAVWTALLGACKMHKNFVLGVEVAEHLLSVDPENPGHYVMLSNIYALAGRMDRVEMVRNIMFRRCLKKQVGYSTIEVNQKTYMFSMGDKSHPESNEIYQYLDDLMWRCREAGYVALPDSVMHEVEEEERDHALRYHSEKLAIAFGLMKTSHAVAIRIVKNLRICEDCHSAIKYISVVANREIIVRDKLRFHHFKDGVCSCLDYW, from the exons ATGGCGTGCTTTCATGGAAATAAAACAGC CCTCTCGTATCCTTATTCACCAGCCTTTCACGCCCTTCTGCGAGCTGGTCTGCATCTCAAGCTTCTCCAGCAAGTTCATGCGCACCTCATTGTCTCGGGCTACGGTCGCAACCGTGCTCTCCTCACCAAGCTCATCAAACAGGTTTGTGCTGCCCGCTCCATTGAATACACGCGCCGCCTCTTCCTCGTCACACCTGACCccgattcttttcttttcaactctATCATAAAAGCAACCTCTAAATTCCACTTCTCATTGGATTCAGTTCTCTTTTATCGCCGGATGATCATTTCACTAATTCGACCCTCAGACTATACATTCACTTCTGTAATCAAAGCCTGCGCTGATTTATCGGTTCTGACTCTTGGTAGGGGAATTCACACCCACGTCTTGGTTTGTGGGTATGGCTTGAATATTTATGTGCAGTCTTCTTTGGTGGCTTTTTATGCAAAATCTGGGGATTTGGATATAGCAAGAAAGGTATTTGATAGAATGCCGTCGAGAAGTCTCGTGGCCTGGAATTCGATGATTTCGGGATATGAGCAGAACGGGTTGGCTAAGGAAGCATTTGAATTGTTTGAGCAGATGTGGAAAATGGGTGTTGAGCCGGATTCTCCTACGTTTGTGAGCTTGTTGTCAGCTTGTGCGCAAATGGGTGCTCTTGGTTTGGGGTGTTGGGTGCATGAGCATGTTGTTAAAAATGGTTTTGACATGAATGTAGTTCTTGGTACTTCGTTGATTAACATGTACGCTAGGTGTGGGGATGTGGAGAAAGCAAGAGAGGTTTTTGATTCGATGAGCGAACTGAATGTTGTTACTTGGACGGCCATGATTTCTGGATATGGAACAAATGGTTATGGTACTGAAGCAGTTGAGCTTTTTGGTCAAATGAGAATACTTGGGCCTTCTCCTAATAGTGTTACATTTGTTGCTGTGTTGTCAGCATGCGCTCATGGAGGGCTAGTTGATGAAGGGCGGTGGGTCTTTGCAAGCATGAGTGATGAGTATGGCTTAGTACCGGGAATGGAGCATCATGTCTGCATGGTTGATATGCTTGGGCGTGCTGGACTTCTCAGTGAAGCATATCAGTTTATCAGGGAATTGGTTCCCGGCAGCCCTGCTCCTGCAGTATGGACTGCATTGCTTGGGGCTTGCAAAATGCATAAGAATTTTGTTCTTGGAGTAGAAGTTGCTGAGCACCTGTTATCGGTTGATCCAGAAAATCCAGGACATTATGTGATGCTTTCGAACATATATGCTTTGGCTGGTCGGATGGATAGAGTGGAGATGGTTAGAAATATAATGTTCCGGAGATGCTTAAAGAAGCAAGTTGGCTATAGCACAATAGAGGTCAATCAAAAGACATATATGTTTAGTATGGGTGACAAGTCCCACCCTGAGTCAAATGAAATATATCAATATTTAGATGATTTGATGTGGCGGTGTAGAGAAGCAGGTTATGTTGCTTTGCCTGATTCAGTGATGCATGAagtggaagaggaagagagggacCATGCCCTGAGATACCATAGCGAGAAGCTTGCAATTGCCTTTGGATTGATGAAAACCAGCCACGCAGTTGCTATCAGGATTGTGAAGAACCTTCGAATTTGTGAGGACTGCCATTCGGCTATTAAGTATATTTCTGTAGTTGCTAATAGAGAAATCATTGTTCGGGATAAGCTTCGGTTCCACCATTTTAAAGATGGAGTGTGTTCTTGCCTGGATTATTGGTGa
- the LOC119989573 gene encoding E3 ubiquitin-protein ligase RMA1H1-like, producing the protein MAFEQYYAREWKSVAGAGTGTENFNGCFDCNICLDFAREPVVTLCGHLYCWPCIYKWLHVQSASLASDEHPQCPVCKSDISHTTMVPLYGRGEAGEAEGKAPFRDMIIPPRPAACGTQLMLSNTLPSGQQLVYRNPYQNQHSPPPYSGLEEDSSPSRMFNIAGSTMAGMQNPMIGMFTEMVYARIFGNSESLYAYPNSYHQLTASSSARLRRHEMQADKSLNRISIFLFCCFLLCLMLF; encoded by the coding sequence ATGGCCTTTGAGCAATACTATGCAAGGGAATGGAAGTCAGTTGCAGGTGCAGGAACAGGTACAGAAAACTTCAACGGTTGTTTTGACTGCAACATCTGCTTAGATTTTGCTCGTGAACCAGTTGTCACTCTCTGTGGCCACCTCTACTGCTGGCCCTGCATCTACAAGTGGCTCCATGTCCAGAGTGCCTCTCTTGCCTCTGATGAGCATCCTCAATGCCCAGTTTGCAAGAGTGATATATCTCACACCACCATGGTTCCCCTTTATGGCAGAGGCGAAGCAGGAGAAGCTGAAGGCAAGGCACCATTCCGGGATATGATCATACCCCCTCGGCCAGCCGCATGTGGTACTCAATTGATGCTATCTAATACACTTCCTAGTGGTCAACAGCTTGTATATCGTAACCCTTATCAAAATCAACACAGCCCTCCACCATACAGCGGTCTTGAGGAGGATTCTTCTCCATCACGGATGTTTAATATTGCAGGATCTACGATGGCTGGTATGCAGAATCCAATGATTGGGATGTTCACGGAGATGGTTTATGCTAGGATATTTGGGAACTCAGAGAGCTTATATGCATATCCCAACTCATATCACCAATTAACCGCAAGTAGTAGCGCCAGGTTGCGACGACATGAGATGCAGGCAGACAAGTCATTGAACCGGATTTcgatttttcttttctgttgcTTTCTTCTCTGCCTTATGTTATTTTAG